One Solanum pennellii chromosome 10, SPENNV200 genomic region harbors:
- the LOC107032469 gene encoding LOW QUALITY PROTEIN: optic atrophy 3 protein homolog (The sequence of the model RefSeq protein was modified relative to this genomic sequence to represent the inferred CDS: deleted 1 base in 1 codon; substituted 1 base at 1 genomic stop codon), producing MVLPLLKLGTLALRTLSKPIAVRLKKEAGLHPKFRNFIISIAQIIFHHIHCXIQANHRITTTMQRRIYGHATDVGIRPLNEEKAVQAAVDLLGELFVFAVAGSIIVFEVQRNSRAEAKKEELRRQEMEKLRLRDEALEKEIMSLRSKIQEVEQLARGKGLAVPTYGITSGMIAALQDCLGNNLSAYYLTYRLLI from the exons ATGGTCCTTCCATTATTGAAGTTAGGGACACTTGCTTTGAGAACTTTGAGTAAACCCATTGCTGTTAGGCTTAAGAAAGAAGCTGGGTTGCATCCCAAATTCCGTAATTTCATCATCAGCATTGCGCAG ATCATCTTTCATCACATACATTGCTGAATCCAGGCGAACCACCGAATTACAACAACCATGCAAAGACGGATATATGGCCATGCAACTGATGTTGGAATACGACCTTTGAATGAAGAGAAGGCGGTTCAAGCAGCTGTTGATCTTCTGGGAGAACTTTTTGTTTTCGCG GTCGCAGGTTCTATTATTGTATTTGAGGTGCAAAGGAATTCTCGGGCAGAGGCTAAGAAGGAGGAACTTCGTAGGCAAGAAATGGAG AAATTGAGACTACGAGATGAAGCATTGGAAAAGGAGATAATGAGCCTTCGAAGCAAAATTCAAGAGGTGGAACAGCTAGCTAGGGGAAAGGGACTTGCTG TTCCTACTTACGGGATTACATCAGGTATGATTGCAGCTCTTCAAGATTGCCTTGGAAACAAC TTGTCAGCTTATTACCTGACTTATCGTTTATTGATTTGA
- the LOC107031839 gene encoding histone H3.2, with protein MARTKQTARKSTGGKAPRKQLATKAARKSAPATGGVKKPHRFRPGTVALREIRKYQKSTELLIRKLPFQRLVREIAQDFKTDLRFQSSAVAALQEAAEAYLVGLFEDTNLCAIHAKRVTIMPKDIQLARRIRGERA; from the coding sequence ATGGCTCGAACAAAGCAAACTGCTCGTAAATCAACTGGAGGTAAAGCTCCAAGGAAGCAGTTGGCGACAAAAGCTGCTAGGAAATCTGCTCCGGCGACGGGAGGAGTGAAGAAGCCACACAGATTCAGGCCAGGTACCGTGGCACTGAGAGAGATCCGGAAGTATCAGAAATCGACTGAGCTTCTGATCAGGAAGCTTCCGTTCCAGCGGTTGGTTCGTGAGATTGCTCAGGATTTTAAGACTGATCTCCGTTTCCAGAGCTCTGCTGTTGCTGCGCTACAGGAAGCAGCTGAAGCGTATCTCGTTGGATTGTTTGAGGATACTAACCTTTGTGCAATTCATGCTAAGAGGGTTACCATTATGCCAAAAGATATTCAGCTTGCCAGGAGAATTAGGGGCGAAAGGGCTTAA
- the LOC107001930 gene encoding dirigent protein 22-like, with product MKNFLYMICLLIAIANLPSILGLNLSPKGVEKWFKNLSHAKEKMTKFHFYFHDIVSGKNPSAIQIAQANITSLSPTSFGLVRMMDNPMTIGPNINSEVIGRAQGMYGFTSFEDRELLMTFNFAFTQGKYNGSTLSIFGHNRVSREYRELPVVGGSGVFRLARGTVTARTYWYNATTRDVIVECHVTILHY from the exons atgaagaattttttgtatatgattTGCTTGTTAATTGCAATTGCTAATTTGCCTTCAATTCTTGGGCTTAATTTAAGtccaaaaggagttgaaaaaTGGTTCAAGAATTTATCACATGCAAAGGAAAAAATGACcaaatttcacttttattttcatGACATTGTGAGTGGAAAGAATCCATCAGCAATTCAGATAGCACAAGCAAATATTACCTCTTTATCTCCCACATCTTTTGGGTTAGTGAGAATGATGGACAACCCAATGACTATTGGACCAAATATCAATTCCGAG GTAATTGGTCGAGCTCAAGGAATGTATGGCTTCACCTCATTTGAAGATAGAGAACTACTTATGACTTTTAACTTTGCGTTCACTCAAGGTAAGTACAATGGTAGCACACTCAGTATCTTCGGACACAACCGAGTGTCTCGTGAGTATCGTGAGTTGCCGGTGGTTGGTGGCTCCGGTGTTTTCCGGCTAGCACGAGGTACTGTCACGGCGAGAACTTATTGGTACAATGCCACTACTCGTGATGTAATAGTTGAATGTCATGTTACAATTTTACACTATTGA